The Candidatus Binataceae bacterium genomic sequence CAGCGTCGAAGATCCGCTCAAGACCACCGGCGGGCTTGTTATCCTGCATGGTAACCTCGCGCCCGAGGGATGCGTGGTCAAGGTTGCCGGCCATGAGCGGGTGACCCATCGCGGCCCCGCGCGCGTGTTCGACTCGGAAGATGATGCGTTCAAGGCGGTATCCAGGCGTCAGATCAAACCCGGCGACGTCGTTGTGATCCGCTATGAAGGGCCGAAGGGCGCTCCCGGAATGCCCGAGATGCTCGGCGTCACCGCTGCGCTCGTGGGCGAAGGCCTCGGTGACCAGGTTGCCCTACTCACGGACGGGCGCTTTTCGGGCGCCACCCACGGCCTGATGGCGGGACATGTCGCACCGGAGGCGGCGGTTGGCGGTCCGATCGCCGCTCTGCGTAACGGCGATATCATCATTTTCGATGTCGCCAAGCGCCGGCTGGATGTGGAACTGAAAGCCACCGAAATCAAACAACGCCTGAAGAAGTGGAAGAAGCCAAAACCGCACTACACATCCGGCGTGATGGCCAAGTACGCGGAAGTCGTCTCGTCAGCCTCACGCGGCGCCGTAACGAATTGACGCGTACCCGCGCGGCTTCTGCCCTGTAGCTTCTTGAGAGCGATTTCGAGGAACGGCACCGGTGAGCGGACGCTCAAAGGCTCCATCTGCCACTCCTGCGCAGCTGACGCCTGGAGAACTCTGGTGCGGCGCACCATTTACAGGTTGTGCTCTCCGCGCTGTTTCACGGCTTCTTTGGGTTTGATAGCGTTCGCTAGCCGCGAGATAATCATCGACTGAATCCATTCCCATGAGTTCGACTTCCGCCGTCGATCCGATTGTTGGGCAGGTCGCAGAGCGCCCCGCCGCAGTCGAAGCGCGCTCGTTAGTCTTTCGCTATGGCGACCGCGCGGCGCTCAACGACGTAAGCTTTACCATTTCACGTGGCGAAATCTTCGGATTCCTGGGACCCAATGGCGGGGGGAAAACCACGCTCTTTCGGGTTCTTTCTACCCTCGTGCCTATCCAATCCGGCGCCGCCGCGATGCTCGGCTACGACCTCGCCGGGGACACGACCGCGGTTCGGCGAAAACTCGGCGTCGTGTTTCAGCATCCGAGTCTCGACCTTAAGCTCACGGTGGCCGAAAATCTGTCTCACCATGGTCATCTATATGGAATCCGGGGACACACGCTCCGCGACAAGAGCTCGGCCGCACTAGCCCGCCTGGGTCTTTCGGCTCGCGCCAACGATCTGGTCGAGACCCTCTCAGGCGGACTGCGCCGGCGCGTAGAACTCGCCAAGGCTCTGTTGCACGACCCGAAACTCCTGCTTCTGGATGAGCCGAGTACGGGCCTGGACCCAGTAGCGCGCCGCGACTTCTCAAACTATCTGGCTAGTTTGCGCGAGCGCGATGGCGTTACGGTCGTATTAACTACGCACTATCTCGAAGAAGCCGAGCGCTGCGACCGGATCGCGATTCTCGATGACGGCCGCATGGTCGCGATGGCACCCCCTGGCGAGTTAAAGGCCAGCGTCGGCGGCGACGTACTCGTCGTTCACGCCGCCGCGCCCGAGCAATTACAGCGCAAAATACTGCAACGCTTGAAGCTCAAGAGTCAGATAGTCGACGGCACAATCAGGATCGAGCGGCCACGCGCTCATGAAATCGTCCGCGAGGTCATGGACGGCTTTTCGGACGAGATTGAATCGATCTCGTTGGGTAAGCCGACGCTTGAAGACGTCTTCGTCCATCTTACCGGCCATCGCTTTCTCACCGAGCCGGAACCCGCCGTCACGGCTCGTGAGTCTTGATGCTAGAAGCAGGTTTACAAGTAGGTACGCTGTGGTGGCGCGAAATTGCACGCTTCGTGCGGCAACGCAGCCGCGTGACCGGCGCCATCCTCCAGCCTCTGGTATTCTGGTTGCTGCTCGGCGCGGGGTTGCGCGCCTCATTTCGTCCAAGCGGAATGCCCGAGGGTATCAATTACGCGCAGTACTTCTACCCCGGTGTGATCGTGCTGGTGCTCTTGTTCACCGCGATATTCGCTACCATCTCAACTGTCGAGGATCGGCGCGAGGGCTTCCTCCAGGGCGTGCTGGTGGCTCCCATTTCGCGCGCTTCAGTGGTGTTGGGCCAGGCGCTTGGCGGAACTACACTAGCTCTGTTACAGGGAATCATTTTTCTCCTGCTCGCGCCGCTGGCAGGAATTCATCTGAACGCGGAAGCAGTCGTGGTAGCTACCGCGATGATGGCGATCATCGCATTCGCGCTCACCAACATCGGGCTCGTGATCGCGTGGCGCATCGAATCGACCCAGGGGTTTCACGCCATCATGAACCTGATCCTGATCCCGATTTGGTTGCTCTCAGGCGCGTTCTTCCCTGCCGACGGCGCGCCTCTGTGGCTACGCTGGACGATGAAGCTTAATCCGCTGACTTATGGAATGACGGCGCTGCGACGGGGACTTTACCTAGCCGAACCCGGCGCGTTCTGTTCGTACACACACTTCAAGACATCCGCTGCCATAGCAGTTGCCTTCGCTCTGGGGGCTTTCCTGCTTGCGAGCCGAGTCGCCCGCCGCGCGTCCGTATAGTCTGGTCGAAGGGACTTTTACTTCCACAGTTCTCGGAGGGGGAAGCAAAACTTCACCGGAAATGGCGGAGAGGGTGTCGCTGCCCTTTGGCGATCCGCGACCCTTTCGGAACCTATTGTCCCCGGGTTTCTCCTCCGACCGCTGGATGCTCGCGGATCACCGGGGAAAAATCAGGAGGTTCGCCTGGGCTGGTCGGCGAGCAGACTCACACGCGGTCGAAGTATGGCTCCACTCGTCCGTCGAAATGGAACTCGCGCGCGAGCTGGATCCATTTTCGATCCTTTCCGTGCAGTGGCTGCGGCAACGAATCGAGGGTAAAGAAGCCCAGGTCCTTCACTTCCAGCGGATGTCGTCGCAGCTCACCACCGACAATCCCGCAATAGAACAAGATCGCGTATATGTGCCGCCATGGGTCGCCGGTCTTCCGGCTGTCTATGAGCGCCATCAGACGCAGCGGCTCCACCCTCAACCCGACTTCCTCCATGGCCTCTTTCGCCACGTTCTCTGCAGCCGAAATGCCCACCTCGCAAAAGCCGGTTGGAAACCACCATTTTCCGGAGGGCCGTTGGATCATCAGCACTTGATTGCGCTCGTTGAACGCCACGATTCCGCAGCCTACCGCCGGCGTAACGTAACCCTCATAGCCAGCGATCACCGCATCGCGCCATCCGCGCCGAATCGTCTCTGCATCTTCAACTGTCGCGTCGACCGCCGCTGCCTGCATTCGTGCCGCATCCATCAGCAGCTCTTCGTATCGCTCCGCATCGAATCCTTCGGCCTTGAATGCGAGGCCGGTGCGAGCAACCGCATTCACGCGCTCGATGAAGCGCGCGAGTTCCACCAGTAGGCGATCCTGGCTCATAAGTTCAGGATATCGGTTTATTTCTTCCGATGCTCTGCGGTGCGGTAGTCCTGGAATTTTGCGTCGCGCTCGTCAAGCGCGCGTGTCACATTTTCGCGCATCTTCTTCATGTACTCGCGCGACGAAGGCTGATGGAAACACAGCGCCTGGATTTCCGTGGCGGAACGGATCGCGGCACGCGCGCCCATCACCTCCATCGCGCGATGGACCACGCGTTTGTTGAGCGCCTGCAAGTCGCGGGGAATCTTGGCGACCCGGCGCGCGACGTTGAGGACCGCCTCCTCCAATTGGTCGGCGGGAAAAGCGCGATTGGCGAACCCCATTTGCGCAGCTTCGATTCCGCTGATCGAATCACCCGTCAGCATCATTTCCATCGCGTTGCGCAGGCCCATCAGCCATGGATGGTACGCGCAGTCCGGCGATGACATCGCTCGTACCGGCGGGTAGCCGATTTGCGCATCCTCGGCCGTGTAAACCAGATCGCAGGCGGTCGCGAGCTCTGTCCCTCCCGCCAGACAATAGCCGTGCACTTGCGCGATGATCGGCGTGGCCATGTCCCACATCTCGAACCAGCCGTCAACCAGGTGCCGCGGCCAGACTCCTTCGCCTGGCGAGACCGTCCGGGGCAGCGGCTCGTTGGGCGATTGCGCCAGGTCGTAGCCGGCGCTGAAGCATTTGCCTTTGCCCTTGATGATAATAGCGCCGATGCTGGGATCGGCATCGGCTTTACGCAGCGCATCAAACAGTTCCCCGCGCAAAGCGTTGGAAAGCGCGTTGCGCTTGTCCGGCCGATTAAGCGCGATGCGCCGGATTCCCGGTTCAGGATCATCAACCTCAATAAAGCGGTATGCACTCATGGCAACCTCCCTGGCCAGCTCACTCGCAACCTAGGTATCAACTTTTGCCAGCGCTGCAGACCTTCCAGGCTGCATCCGCGAGCGCGGGTACGCGTTCTTTCATCGCCACGAATAGGGGATCGTCGGTCTGCCCGCGCACGAAGCGCGAATAGCTCCCTTCCATGATTATCGCGAGCTTGAAGATTGCGAATGCCTCGTAAAAGGCGAAATCCGTCATTTTGCGTCCGGTGTTTGCTTCGTAGCGGTCAACCATTTCCTGCCGCGAAAGGAATCCAGGCTCGGTCGTGACCGCCGTGGTCACGCCCTTGCGCTCGGCACTGTCCGATGGCTCCAACCAATAGGAGAGCAGCCACCCGAGATCCGCCAGCGGATCTCCAATCGTCGACATTTCCCAATCGAACACTGCGATCACTTTGGCACCGGGAGCCTTGCCATCGAACATGACGTTGTCGAGCTTGAAGTCGCCGTGAACGATGGTCGCGGGCGGCGATTCGGGAATTCGCTTCTCCAACCATTCACGCACCTTGCTCATCACCGGCAGCGGGCGAATTGAGGTGGTTACCTGCAGCGCGCGATCGAGCTGATCGGTCCATCGCTTAAGCTGCCGCGGGAGGTACCCGTCGGGGCGTCCAAAGCCCTCGAGACCCGCCGCGCTCCAGTCGACCGCCTGCAACGCCGCAAGCAGGTCGATCATCGCTTCGCTGACTGCGCGCCGCCGCTCCGGGGTGTTGGCAAAGGTTCGCGAGGTATCCGCGCGGATCACGTCGCCCTGCATATATTCCATTAGGTAGAAAGGGGCTCCGATATAAGATGGGTCGTCACACGCGGCAAACACTCGCGGCACGGGCACCGGCGTATTCTGCAGAGCGCTCAGCACCCGATACTCCCGCATCATGTCGTGAGCGGTCGGCAGCAGCGGGCCCCGCGGCGGGCGCCGCAGCGCCCAGGAGCGACCGTCGAAATGCACCAGGTGCACCTCGTTGGAATGGCCAAACGAGATGTTCTCCGAGCGGAGCGCGGACGGGTCGCCAAGCTTGCGGTCGGCTACGAATCTGCGCAGCCCCACGAGATCGACGGTGGCATTCGGTCCGGTTTTTTCCTGCGAGACAGTGCTCATAACCGCTATTCTTTTTCCCACTTTTGGCGCCTGGTCAAGACCGATCGTCCTGTCAACAAAGCCCTTCCACGCGTGGTCCGCGAGGCGGACCTTGCGCGATGAAAGCGCGCGCCGGTAAAACCGATCTCTTATGAACGCTTCGGTCGAAGGCATCCACACGAAGCGGCGCCGGGCTTCAGCTCTGTTCGCACTGGCGCGCCCGCGACAATGGCTTAAGAACGGGCTGGTCCTGGCGGCCCTCGTGTTCAGTCACCGGCTCTTCATCGCGCGCGATGCGGCGCTAGCCGGGGTTGGGTTTGTCGCTTTCTGTGCTCTTTCGAGTCTGGCCTACGTGCTCAACGATATTACCGATCGCGAAGCTGACCGTCTTAATCCTGAGAAGCGTGATCGGCCGTTAGCCTGCGGTGATCTGAGCGCCTCTGAAGCAGCCTTATTCGCAGTCGCCCTCGCTCTCGTCTCGTTCATCTTGAGCCTGGCCCTCGGCCGCGCCTTCCTTGCGATCGCAGTGCTGTATATTGCACTGCAGTTCGCCTATTCGTTGTGGGCCAAGCAGTTCGTTGTGATCGACGTCGTCGCGGTAGCGATCGGATTCGTGCTGCGCGCGTTTGCTGGCGGAGCGGCCATCGATGCCGAGGTCTCTCCCTGGCTCGCTTTCATTACCTTCGTGCTCGCGTTGTTGCTAGTCCTGGGGCGGCGCAGGCATGAGCTCGTCGCGCTGGGCGATGGCGCAGCGGTGCATCGTGACGCGCTTTCCCAGTACAGCATCCGGCTGATCGATCAAATGATCGCGATCGTCGCCGGCGCGACACTGGTCAGCTACATGATCTACACCGCATCCGCCGAAGTCGAAGCCAAGCTCGGCACCCGACACTTGTATCTGACAGTGCCCTTCGTGGCCTTTGGAATTTTGCGTTATCTCTACTTGATCGATGAGCGC encodes the following:
- a CDS encoding ABC transporter ATP-binding protein; translated protein: MSSTSAVDPIVGQVAERPAAVEARSLVFRYGDRAALNDVSFTISRGEIFGFLGPNGGGKTTLFRVLSTLVPIQSGAAAMLGYDLAGDTTAVRRKLGVVFQHPSLDLKLTVAENLSHHGHLYGIRGHTLRDKSSAALARLGLSARANDLVETLSGGLRRRVELAKALLHDPKLLLLDEPSTGLDPVARRDFSNYLASLRERDGVTVVLTTHYLEEAERCDRIAILDDGRMVAMAPPGELKASVGGDVLVVHAAAPEQLQRKILQRLKLKSQIVDGTIRIERPRAHEIVREVMDGFSDEIESISLGKPTLEDVFVHLTGHRFLTEPEPAVTARES
- a CDS encoding ABC transporter permease, whose translation is MLEAGLQVGTLWWREIARFVRQRSRVTGAILQPLVFWLLLGAGLRASFRPSGMPEGINYAQYFYPGVIVLVLLFTAIFATISTVEDRREGFLQGVLVAPISRASVVLGQALGGTTLALLQGIIFLLLAPLAGIHLNAEAVVVATAMMAIIAFALTNIGLVIAWRIESTQGFHAIMNLILIPIWLLSGAFFPADGAPLWLRWTMKLNPLTYGMTALRRGLYLAEPGAFCSYTHFKTSAAIAVAFALGAFLLASRVARRASV
- a CDS encoding NUDIX hydrolase N-terminal domain-containing protein, translating into MSQDRLLVELARFIERVNAVARTGLAFKAEGFDAERYEELLMDAARMQAAAVDATVEDAETIRRGWRDAVIAGYEGYVTPAVGCGIVAFNERNQVLMIQRPSGKWWFPTGFCEVGISAAENVAKEAMEEVGLRVEPLRLMALIDSRKTGDPWRHIYAILFYCGIVGGELRRHPLEVKDLGFFTLDSLPQPLHGKDRKWIQLAREFHFDGRVEPYFDRV
- a CDS encoding enoyl-CoA hydratase-related protein, translated to MSAYRFIEVDDPEPGIRRIALNRPDKRNALSNALRGELFDALRKADADPSIGAIIIKGKGKCFSAGYDLAQSPNEPLPRTVSPGEGVWPRHLVDGWFEMWDMATPIIAQVHGYCLAGGTELATACDLVYTAEDAQIGYPPVRAMSSPDCAYHPWLMGLRNAMEMMLTGDSISGIEAAQMGFANRAFPADQLEEAVLNVARRVAKIPRDLQALNKRVVHRAMEVMGARAAIRSATEIQALCFHQPSSREYMKKMRENVTRALDERDAKFQDYRTAEHRKK
- a CDS encoding phosphotransferase family protein encodes the protein MSTVSQEKTGPNATVDLVGLRRFVADRKLGDPSALRSENISFGHSNEVHLVHFDGRSWALRRPPRGPLLPTAHDMMREYRVLSALQNTPVPVPRVFAACDDPSYIGAPFYLMEYMQGDVIRADTSRTFANTPERRRAVSEAMIDLLAALQAVDWSAAGLEGFGRPDGYLPRQLKRWTDQLDRALQVTTSIRPLPVMSKVREWLEKRIPESPPATIVHGDFKLDNVMFDGKAPGAKVIAVFDWEMSTIGDPLADLGWLLSYWLEPSDSAERKGVTTAVTTEPGFLSRQEMVDRYEANTGRKMTDFAFYEAFAIFKLAIIMEGSYSRFVRGQTDDPLFVAMKERVPALADAAWKVCSAGKS
- a CDS encoding decaprenyl-phosphate phosphoribosyltransferase; translated protein: MNASVEGIHTKRRRASALFALARPRQWLKNGLVLAALVFSHRLFIARDAALAGVGFVAFCALSSLAYVLNDITDREADRLNPEKRDRPLACGDLSASEAALFAVALALVSFILSLALGRAFLAIAVLYIALQFAYSLWAKQFVVIDVVAVAIGFVLRAFAGGAAIDAEVSPWLAFITFVLALLLVLGRRRHELVALGDGAAVHRDALSQYSIRLIDQMIAIVAGATLVSYMIYTASAEVEAKLGTRHLYLTVPFVAFGILRYLYLIDERNEGGDPARLLTRDMPLLLAVILWIAADILLLYF